The following are encoded in a window of Balaenoptera ricei isolate mBalRic1 chromosome 1, mBalRic1.hap2, whole genome shotgun sequence genomic DNA:
- the GPR37L1 gene encoding G-protein coupled receptor 37-like 1 has protein sequence MERGAGAGWQCQTPDGGGPTSQLPVESALHSVRPRLRSWAATAAHPAMRWPWPLAISLAVALAAGPGRVPGGVPLRRGGRQAATQEQPSRSRRGTEEEEEAKGVQQYAPEEWAEYPRPIRPTGPQPTEPQVAASAHPDWAVVPGGSRQEPRGNTTGTPGRRLQIQNPLYPVTESSYGAYTVLLLALVLFAVGIVGNLAVMCIVWHSYYLKSAWNSILASLALWDFLVLFFCLPVIIFHEITKQRLLGDVSCRAVPFVEVSALGVTTFSLCALGIDRFHVATSTLPKARPIEPCPSILAKLAVIWVGSMTLAVPELLLWQLVQEPGPAAGPVDACVMKPSARLPESLYSLVLTYQNARMWWSFGCYFCLPILFTVTCQLVTWRVWGPPGRKPECRPGQQEQREGQLSSTVVGLTAVYALCTLPENVCNVVAAYLSATLTRRTLDLLGLVGQLSPFLKAAVTPVLLLCVCRPLGRAFLDCCCCCCCEGCGGAAATDGPDAKLQTGLSAPVYFHKPREAPPLLALGTPC, from the exons atggagcgGGGTGCTGGAGCCGGCTGGCAATGCCAGACGCCCGATGGGGGCGGGCCCACCAGCCAGCTGCCCGTCGAGTCGGCCCTGCACTCGGTCCGGCCTCGCCTCCGCTCGTGGGCAGCCACTGCCGCTCATCCGGCCATGCGGTGGCCGTGGCCTCTGGCCATCTCTCTCGCCGTGGCGTTAGCGGCGGGTCCCGGCAGGGTCCCCGGGGGCGTCCCCCTGCGCCGGGGTGGTCGACAGGCCGCGACCCAGGAGCAGCCGAGCCGGTCCAGGCGTGGcaccgaggaggaggaggaggccaagGGGGTGCAGCAGTACGCGCCCGAGGAGTGGGCTGAGTACCCCCGGCCCATCCGCCCCACCGGGCCGCAGCCCACCGAGCCCCAGGTGGCCGCCAGCGCCCACCCGGACTGGGCTGTGGTCCCTGGGGGCAGCAGGCAGGAGCCTCGGGGCAACACGACGGGGACGCCGGGCCGGCGGCTGCAGATCCAGAACCCCCTGTACCCGGTGACGGAGAGCTCCTACGGGGCCTACACCGTGCTGCTCCTGGCCCTGGTGCTGTTTGCCGTGGGCATCGTGGGCAACCTGGCGGTCATGTGCATCGTGTGGCACAGCTACTACCTGAAGAGCGCCTGGAACTCCATCCTCGCCAGCCTGGCCCTCTGGGACTTTCTGGTCCTCTTCTTCTGCCTCCCTGTCATCATCTTCCACGAGATCACCAAGCAGAGGCTGCTGGGTGACGTGTCTTGCCGGGCTGTGCCCTTCGTGGAG GTCTCCGCTCTAGGCGTCACCACCTTCAGCCTCTGCGCCCTGGGCATTGACCGCTTCCACGTGGCCACCAGCACCCTGCCCAAGGCCAGGCCCATCGAGCCGTGCCCGTCCATCCTGGCCAAGCTGGCGGTCATCTGGGTGGGCTCCATGACGCTGGCTGTGCCCGAGCTCCTGCTCTGGCAGCTGGTGCAGGAGCCTGGCCCCGCTGCGGGCCCTGTGGATGCGTGCGTCATGAAGCCCTCGGCCCGCCTGCCTGAGTCCCTCTACTCGCTGGTCTTGACCTACCAGAACGCCCGAATGTGGTGGTCCTTCGGCTGCTACTTCTGCCTGCCCATCCTCTTCACGGTCACGTGCCAGCTGGTGACGTGGCGGGTGTGGGGCCCGCCCGGCAGAAAGCCGGAGTGCCGGCCGGGCCAGCAGGAGCAGCGCGAGGGCCAGCTCAGCAGCACCGTGGTGGGCCTGACCGCCGTCTACGCCCTCTGCACCCTCCCCGAGAACGTGTGCAACGTCGTGGCCGCCTACCTCTCGGCCACGCTCACCCGCCGGACCCTGGACCTCCTGGGCCTGGTCGGCCAGCTCTCCCCCTTCCTCAAGGCGGCCGTCACGCCCGTGCTCCTCCTGTGCGTGTGCCGGCCCCTGGGCCGCGCCTTCCtggactgctgctgctgctgttgctgcgaGGGCTGCGGCGGGGCGGCGGCCACCGACGGCCCAGATGCCAAGCTCCAGACGGGGCTGTCCGCCCCTGTCTACTTCCACAAGCCCCGGGAGGCGCCACCGCTCCTGGCCCTGGGCACGCCCTGCTGA